The window TATTAACTTCGAAACTGATTAATCTGACGACAATTTCAAATTAACCGAAAATGAGAGATGATACAAGTTTGCAACCGTATTTCCATGCGAAATTCGGCATTCATTCAGCATACAAGACAAACAATACAGCTTCTGAGCATGTCAGCATCTTTGGCTGTCAAAAGAAtttcataaaagaaaaaaaaaagtatcctTTTTTTTATGTATGATTACAAATATATGCAGCAGGCAAAGAAATGGAGACAACAGAACAAAAATCTGTTTACATATCTACCTAAAACCCGATGCGGATCGACTGGGAGAGGCCTATCCCATGTTCGGAAAGATACCAGAGAAATTCGGTATCTTATCGACGTGTCTCAGGGCACGTTCAGCAATCTGTCGGGTTCGATAATCAGCATGCTGAAAGGCATCAACAAGTGCAGTACCCATATTAGGATCTCCAGAAACTTCTTGAGCTATATCATCGTTTCGTAGCAGCCTTTCGACAGCCCAAACTGCCCGCCTTCTCAGATTCTCTGTTCGTTTCTCAAGTAACACGTCGAGTATAGGTCTAATCCCTTCTGCTTCAAACAACACCATCACCCCTTGCTCAATATCAACACCGTCGTCCAAGAAAGTCGATATTGCTGCCAATGCTGCCTCGACTACTTTCTCGTTCGTATGGTCTAAGAGTGCAACCAGCTTTTCGACAGCTTGTCCTTCTAAAAGACAGAACGTGTCTTTTAATGAACATGTTCCACGATGGATCCGGCACAATCCTGTTATGACAGGCTGTCTGCTCAAACAAGGAAATATCGAGGCACAAAATCCGGGAGGTGGCAACTCGGGCAATTTCGTCAAATTTTTCGACTCTTGGGATAAGTTCTCTAATGCCATTGCAGAAACCATCTGTGCATCGTCAAGTCCATTCGACTGGAGTAATTCAATGAAAACAGCAGCAAGATTGTTTTCGCGGCAGAACTTAAGGGCATCAGGTTCTTCGGACAAAACAAATGTAACCCTTGCTAGGACCCGTACAAGCCCTtcgagatatggtttcataaaccGGATGCCCCTAGCTTCCCCTTGACGAATCTTTACTACTCTTAAGAAAATGAGCTGAAAGGCTCCATCATCTAGCATCTGCCGCGTGAGCCCCAAATCTCTCTCCGGTAGTTCAGCCAAAAGGCTGACAGCAGCTGCCTGCTCTTCCGTGATTCCTATATTTTCCGATATAACTTTAATTAGACTTCCAAGCTGGCCAACTGTCCCGCGGAGGGCATTTGCTAGTTCCTGACTCATATGTGGAGAAAGGTTCTGAAGAAGTTTTATAGAAGCTACACGTAATTCTCTCTGCGGAGCCTCAATAAACTGAACCAAACTGATAATAGCACCCGAACTCTTGATGGCAGCAACAAGATTCATAACAGTCGCAGGAGAACTAGTCAGTCCAACGAGAACCTGCAGAAGTTTGCATTCGATAGCTGGACCCGTATTGCTAATTAGATGAAGTAGGTTATGCACTATATCTTCTGAGACCAGCGTCTGATTGTTCGGTCCAACAGGAATTGAATCAAACTCGTAGTCTGTGGTCACAATATTGGCAAGGATAGTCGCTGAGACCTCCTTCAGACGCATGGGAAGCTGATTCGTGGCGACTTTAAAGAGGTTATCAACAAGAGGTGGAAGAATCCCTGCTTCGATTAACACCTTGGCGCTTTGTTCACACGATGAGATTTGGTTTAAAGCTTTCAGAGCAGCTTCTTTTGACTGTATGTTACCGCTCCTCATAATATCGATTAGAGACGAACCAACAGTTCTTGCTACGAGAACTTTCACATCATTGTTCAAAACCAGTTCACCGAGGTATGAAGCCATGGCGAGTTTGGTCTCTGGTGGGCCTGCGGCATCACCATTCTGGTTCATTATCCAGATGAAAAATACATATTACGCAATTTTAACAAACATTTTTAAACTCGGGCAACATCAATGAGTAGAATGCAGGCATATAAGAACGAGACGGATACAAAGAATgtgcttttctttttctccttcatTGAACTCCATCTTGAACCATAGGCGTTACAAGATGGAAGAAAGTATAAGTGCCCTCAGATAGAGCTGTCAAAGAAGCTCCAGGAGCTTTGTTTCGGGTAAATTGCATTGACGGTCGCTGAAGTTTGGGTCTGTTTTACAAAGGTCACTAAACTTCATTTtgcttaaataaaatccctgaATTTCACACTTAGTTTcaaccatagttgttaaaggcgtgCCTCAGTCAAGGCTCAGGGTCTTGAGCCTTGAACCCAGAAAACGAGGCTCTGTACAAAAGGCTCTCGCCTTGTGCGCCTCGCTCGTGCCCGGGAGCCTGGTGCGCCTGGCGGTTTTTACTTAggtttgttttgtttgtgtggtcataagtgtgttttttttttttttttatgcttaACTAGTAaagagtatattttttttattttatgcgcCTCGTGTTTCTAAGGCGCGCATCTCGCCTTGCgcctaggctccaggacccttggcgcctttaacaactatggtttCAACAATAAAGCCATTCCGGCAAATTTGTGTACAAAAATTCACCGGAATGTTGACATGGCACAAAACATAGTTCACTATATGCCAACTAAGCGCCATGTTGGACGACAATGATGCGATTTTTAAAACCTTTTGTGGTTTAGGATATGCCACATGGTACACATATGGCTGTCAAGTGTATGCCATGTCAGTCATAAAAGTCAAGACACATCCGACCTAATGCTTAGTTGACATATAGTCAACTGTTTTTTTGTGCCACGTCAATGTTACAGTGAGTTCTTGTACACAAATTGGCCGGAATGACTATTAAAATCGAATATGAAGtttagtgattttattgaaagaaaatgaagttcaACGACCTTAAAAAACCCCAAAATTTCAGTGACCTTTAGTGCTTTTTACCCGGGTTGCTTCCCTTGTATAAATTATGTGTGCTTGGTATGGCTTATTCTAACCAGGGATGAACCCAAAAAATAATTCCGGTGGGGgcaatatttgtatttttaaggTATAACATTCACTTGAGCCCTTAAACTAACACTTGAAAGTCAAATAGGACCTTAAACTTTCAGaatcatcaattaggtccttgaactaagcaaaaatcatccaTTAAGTCTCCatcctatcctaaaatcagaaactgtgactatttgactTCGACTGTAATGATCTCTGTGTTGGCTCAAAATGGGTTTGTGGAAGAGGgtttgaaactgttcaaccgaataaTTTTCGATGAGGACTCAATTGTTGATTTATGCTTAGTATGTGGACTCAATTGATGGTTTTTGCTTAGTCCAGgtacctgattgatgatttcgATAGTTTAAGAATTGACTTTGAAACTTAAGTTTGGGGAGCTAAATGGGTGTTATGCCTATTTTTAAACACAATAAAAATACCTATTAGCTATATTAAAGTTCACAAATTCGagttgtaaaaaaacaaaacaaaaaaaaaacaataaactaCCAAATgcaattatttttcaataataatTGTGCAAATTAAGATACCGAAGAAAAGGTAAAGCATACGAAATTACACGGAACGATAGAAAAACGCTAAAAAGTTTAACCTATCATACAAATTTTTCTCAATTTGTAAAATCCAATCAATAGACATACTAAGGTACTAATCATAAGTAAAATATCACAGAAAGAGGCAATAACAAGGAGGTCCAACACAGGACCTTAAGTTAGAATTTTGTGAGGCAGTTCAAACATCAAATCTAGGGATTATCATATAAACATTACACGTATATCTATTGTTTCGTCTGGTTCAAACAGTTTCTTTGCCAATCTTTCACTTACTTTAAAGTCATTTCGATTCCATGATATAAACCTGTatagattcagttcaaggactaGACCAGAAAGCAAGGCCGAGGGAAAGACAACATAACTCGAGAAGCAAGGACTATCACAATCATGAAGTTAATCAAATATAAGTATGTTACGAGTTAGACATCGCACCTTCAAGAAGCTGATTCAGAAGAGGTTGCAATCTGCCATTTTCAGCCATCTGCCTCACATTGTTTTCACATATTTCGAGATTTTCAAGAGTTCTATCAGCCATTTCAACCGTTAAAAGATCTTCGGATTTACTGCTTGTCATTCCAACCAATATAAGAATTGCTCCGTTAATAGAACCGATCTTTTCACACAAGGCTTCAGATTTTGAAAGCTCGTGCAGCAACGAGACagcttcttttctttctttggaTTGTTCATGAGACAGGAACTTAACTATTGTCCGCACAGTGTCACCCTCGGCCAATATTGCCTGCAAAAGGAATAAAAAGCTAGTTAATACGACGCACCGAATGCACCCACGCCCGTGACAGCAAACAAAATCACCAAAACCTTATTATCAGCATCTTCCTCTACCACAGTTCGAAGTGTATCCAATGCTATGCACCGGACTCTACGACTACTACTCTTCAACATGTCAACAATCATTGGTATTAACTCAGCATTGCGCACAACATGCTTATTTGATCGGCTCTTTTGGCAGATATACTGAATGTATTTCAAACCTTGCAAAATATCACTTTCTGGACTTGAGAGATTAAGTGACCTCCGAGTCATATCAAGTTGAACAGCTTCATTCCTAGCAGTCCACTCTTCAATAGTGTTCCGCAGAGCTATGCTAGGCTTCAATTCCGCACTTTTCAATTCTTTTTGTGTCAATGGACAGACCAATTTTTTTCCACTTTCCCTACATTCTCTGAACCACCTTTCTATCGCTTCACGTTCAAAAGTTTGGCCATTTTCTGACGTCACAGGATCTCGCATTACTTGTTTTGTTAAAGGGCAAACAAATGCATCATAGATAGGTTCTATATACATTCTCTCAAACTGGTAACTGTCTTCCGACTGACTGCCAGTTTCGTAACTTGCATCCATGCTTTCAGTCATCGGATTTAAATAACCCCCACTGCAAGAAAAATAATGTGCAAAACACTGATTAAACCTTTGTGACGAGTAGTTTCAATAGCAAATGATTCCTACCATCCATGTAATTTGAGCTCATTAATAATGGAACTGAAAAAACACTAATGTACAGGGACGGATTCGGGTGGGGGCTTGAGCACCCACTGGTCGCCGGAAAATGCCAAAATTTCTATGAAAACTATGTACGgggctttaattttttttatgtaaaaacaccCAAAAAAATATCAGTTTAGCGCTCATAAATCACGGGAGACCACCACAAGCACCCTTGTAAGTGAATCCTGGATACATCACTGCTAAtgataatcataatctaatctTCAAGCTTGCATTTCTTGTGCTCCAATCTCAAGGTTaccaaataaaagaaagagaacaAAACTTAGGCATTGAAGGACTCAACAGCTAGGTAAAAGCAATATATGCATAGAAGATAGCTGAAAATATACATACTCCGGTACTCGAAATGGCCTAATACATCCCTAGCCCCCAAACTAGTCCAACAAAGTCTAATGACCCCTCCAACTTTGAAAACGACTGATTAGCCACTTAAAGTTACTTAAAGTGATATGACTAAACCCCCAAGTCCTACGTAGCAGAGCAAGGGAAAGATTAGGCAGTGGAAGCGgtatcattttaagcaagtttaggaggACTAATAGGTCAATTGAAGCGAGTTCAGGAGCTAATACGTCATTCTAAACAAGTTTAAGGGCCAATATCAAGGTTgccaaataaaagaaagagcACAAAACTTAGGCATTGAAGGGCTCAACAGCGAGATAAAAGCAATATATGCATAGAAGATAGCTGAAAATATACATACTCCGATACTCGAAATGGCCTAATACCTCCCTAGCCCCCAAACTAGTCCAACAAAGTCTAATGACCCCTCCAACTTTGAAACTGACCGATTAGCCACTTAAAGTTGCTTGAAGTGGCACGATTAACCCCCAAGTCCTACATAGCAGAACAAGGGAAAGATTTGGACACTTGAAGCGgtatcattttaagcaagtttaggagcACTAATAGGTCAATTTAAGCGAGTTCAGGACCTAATAcgtcattttaagcaagtttagggggtatCCAATACCGCTTTAAGCAAGTTAAGATGTTATACAATCTGACTTTTATGGCTAATTTGGAGGGGCTGTGTATGTATTAGGCCTACTGGAAATTCAAAACACTCCCCAATTCATTCAATTACTCCTCATCTGCCGAACATAAAAAAACCTCAAAATTGTAAGTTGCTGCAGAACAAATTACACAATTACATATGAAAAGGAACAAATTGTCATCTCAATTTGCATAGAATTCCGGGTTATTGTAACAGAATCATAATCTAATCTTCAAGCTTGCATTTCTTGTGCTCCAATATCTAGGACTCAATAGCTAGGTAAAAACAATATATGCATAGACGATAGCTGAAAATATACATACTCGACGAAATGGCCTAATACATCCCTAGCCCCCAAACTTGTTCGGCAAAGTCTAATGACCCATCCAACTTTGAAAATAACGGATTAGCCACTTAAAGTTGCTCAAAGTGACATGATAAACCCCCAAGTCAACAAGGGAAAGATTTAGACAGTTGACGCGGTACCATTTTAAGAAAGTTTAGGGGACTAATAGGTCAATTTAAGCGAGTTCAGGAGATAATA of the Euphorbia lathyris chromosome 7, ddEupLath1.1, whole genome shotgun sequence genome contains:
- the LOC136235277 gene encoding U-box domain-containing protein 44, with translation MTESMDASYETGSQSEDSYQFERMYIEPIYDAFVCPLTKQVMRDPVTSENGQTFEREAIERWFRECRESGKKLVCPLTQKELKSAELKPSIALRNTIEEWTARNEAVQLDMTRRSLNLSSPESDILQGLKYIQYICQKSRSNKHVVRNAELIPMIVDMLKSSSRRVRCIALDTLRTVVEEDADNKAILAEGDTVRTIVKFLSHEQSKERKEAVSLLHELSKSEALCEKIGSINGAILILVGMTSSKSEDLLTVEMADRTLENLEICENNVRQMAENGRLQPLLNQLLEGPPETKLAMASYLGELVLNNDVKVLVARTVGSSLIDIMRSGNIQSKEAALKALNQISSCEQSAKVLIEAGILPPLVDNLFKVATNQLPMRLKEVSATILANIVTTDYEFDSIPVGPNNQTLVSEDIVHNLLHLISNTGPAIECKLLQVLVGLTSSPATVMNLVAAIKSSGAIISLVQFIEAPQRELRVASIKLLQNLSPHMSQELANALRGTVGQLGSLIKVISENIGITEEQAAAVSLLAELPERDLGLTRQMLDDGAFQLIFLRVVKIRQGEARGIRFMKPYLEGLVRVLARVTFVLSEEPDALKFCRENNLAAVFIELLQSNGLDDAQMVSAMALENLSQESKNLTKLPELPPPGFCASIFPCLSRQPVITGLCRIHRGTCSLKDTFCLLEGQAVEKLVALLDHTNEKVVEAALAAISTFLDDGVDIEQGVMVLFEAEGIRPILDVLLEKRTENLRRRAVWAVERLLRNDDIAQEVSGDPNMGTALVDAFQHADYRTRQIAERALRHVDKIPNFSGIFPNMG